The following coding sequences are from one Streptomyces sp. NBC_01232 window:
- a CDS encoding carboxylesterase/lipase family protein produces MPDFRQVRRRCALLLPVVLLLGAAPGPDRPVVDTDRGAVRGVGHGAYDTFEGIPFAAPPTGPLRWRLPEPVRRWEGVRDAGAAGPRCVQLPVVGPGGPTGSEDCLYLNVTAPAGRAAAGLPRPVMVWFHGGGFFSGAGDAYRPDRAAVQGGAVVVTVNYRLGVFGLFGHPELGGAPGFALADQRAALRWVRANAERFGADPRHVTVFGESAGALSVCAHLTSPASAGLFHRAIVQSGSCSTTAPPRALLPGLGTYEPFVPERRTVADGALAAARLGCDRPGGVLDCLRRLDPAALATAELMQRFSLVSYGNDALPLEPRRALEAGRFHRVPVIQGANRDEMRLFLAQTLAAYPIPDEGAYRARLAQSFDAPTARAVEASYPVSAFATPAVAWATVLTDASFVCPTLRDGAALGRHVPVYAYRFSDRGAPDFTGLPEPPDLPYGAAHGFELPYLFTVVPLTEPQRRLADRMTGYWTAFARTGVPAAPGAPPWPRDRNGSSVLSLAPGAGGIRTVDARAEHHCALWDARWPGVTRTR; encoded by the coding sequence GTGCCCGACTTTCGCCAGGTCCGTCGCCGCTGCGCGCTCCTCCTGCCCGTCGTACTGCTGCTGGGCGCCGCGCCCGGGCCGGACCGGCCGGTGGTGGACACCGACCGGGGGGCGGTCCGGGGCGTCGGGCACGGCGCGTACGACACCTTCGAGGGCATTCCCTTCGCCGCTCCTCCGACCGGCCCGCTGCGCTGGCGGCTGCCGGAGCCGGTGCGGCGCTGGGAAGGTGTGCGCGATGCCGGGGCCGCCGGTCCGCGCTGCGTGCAGCTGCCCGTAGTGGGGCCGGGCGGACCGACCGGCTCGGAGGACTGCCTCTACCTCAACGTCACCGCTCCGGCGGGCCGCGCTGCCGCCGGCCTGCCGCGTCCCGTCATGGTCTGGTTCCACGGCGGCGGCTTCTTCAGCGGCGCGGGCGACGCCTACCGGCCCGACCGGGCGGCCGTGCAGGGCGGCGCCGTGGTGGTGACCGTGAACTACCGGCTGGGCGTCTTCGGCCTGTTCGGCCATCCGGAGCTCGGCGGAGCCCCCGGTTTCGCCCTCGCGGACCAGCGGGCGGCGCTGCGCTGGGTGCGGGCGAACGCGGAACGCTTCGGCGCGGACCCCCGCCACGTCACCGTCTTCGGTGAATCGGCCGGGGCCCTCAGCGTGTGCGCGCACCTGACGTCCCCGGCCTCGGCGGGCCTGTTCCACCGGGCGATCGTGCAGAGCGGATCGTGCTCGACCACGGCGCCCCCGCGGGCCCTGCTGCCCGGCCTCGGCACGTACGAGCCCTTCGTGCCGGAGCGGCGGACGGTGGCGGACGGCGCCCTGGCGGCGGCCCGGCTCGGCTGCGACCGGCCCGGCGGGGTACTGGACTGCCTGCGCCGGCTGGACCCGGCCGCCCTGGCCACCGCCGAGCTGATGCAGCGCTTCTCGCTGGTCTCCTACGGCAACGACGCGCTGCCCCTGGAGCCGCGGCGGGCGCTGGAGGCCGGCCGGTTCCACCGGGTGCCGGTGATCCAGGGCGCCAACCGGGACGAGATGCGCCTCTTCCTCGCGCAGACCCTGGCCGCGTACCCGATCCCCGACGAGGGGGCCTACCGGGCCCGGTTGGCGCAGTCCTTCGACGCGCCGACCGCCCGCGCGGTGGAGGCCTCCTATCCGGTGTCCGCCTTCGCGACACCGGCGGTGGCGTGGGCCACCGTACTGACCGACGCGTCGTTCGTCTGCCCGACGCTGCGGGACGGCGCGGCGCTCGGCCGGCACGTGCCGGTGTACGCGTACCGGTTCAGCGACCGGGGCGCGCCGGACTTCACCGGGCTGCCGGAGCCGCCGGACCTGCCGTACGGCGCGGCCCACGGCTTCGAACTGCCCTATCTGTTCACGGTGGTGCCGCTGACCGAACCGCAGCGCCGGCTCGCGGACCGGATGACCGGCTACTGGACGGCATTCGCCCGCACCGGTGTTCCGGCGGCGCCGGGGGCCCCGCCGTGGCCGCGCGACCGGAACGGGAGCTCGGTGCTGTCGCTGGCGCCGGGGGCCGGTGGGATCCGTACGGTGGACGCCCGGGCCGAACACCACTGCGCGCTCTGGGACGCGCGGTGGCCCGGGGTCACCAGGACTCGGTGA
- a CDS encoding HAD domain-containing protein — MTGSTGRALLYLDVDGPLIPFGAGPYPPGDGANPLLARIDPALGPLLAALPCELVWATTWMEEANECVAPRLGLPELPVVAWPEPSDEDGRGGLHWKTPALLDHAAGRPFIWVDDEITGADRAWVAARHPDRALLHRVDPGRGLTGADLGALRAWLRPD; from the coding sequence ATGACGGGTTCCACGGGCCGCGCCCTGCTCTACCTCGACGTCGACGGCCCCCTGATCCCCTTCGGCGCCGGCCCGTATCCGCCGGGCGACGGCGCCAACCCCCTGCTCGCCCGGATCGATCCCGCGCTCGGCCCCCTGCTGGCGGCGCTGCCCTGCGAGCTCGTGTGGGCCACGACGTGGATGGAGGAGGCCAACGAGTGCGTGGCGCCCCGGCTCGGCCTCCCGGAGCTGCCCGTGGTGGCCTGGCCGGAGCCTTCCGACGAGGACGGGCGGGGCGGGCTCCACTGGAAGACCCCGGCCCTCCTCGACCACGCGGCGGGGCGCCCCTTCATCTGGGTCGACGACGAGATCACCGGCGCCGACCGCGCCTGGGTGGCCGCCCGGCACCCGGACCGGGCGCTCCTGCACCGGGTCGATCCGGGACGGGGTCTGACCGGGGCGGACCTCGGCGCACTGCGCGCGTGGCTGCGCCCGGACTGA